A window of the Cystobacter fuscus genome harbors these coding sequences:
- a CDS encoding cytochrome P450, giving the protein MLQKTPTPDHGPDFVLDMEDPAFVHNPYPTYAWLREKAPAYRWKARGDAIVFSRHKDVRALVLDRRFSNDYRMWEFARKEEWPAEHAEYKSIMDNGLFGLADADHLRVRKLVSPAFTPRAAERMRDEIQKAVDDIIAEQVKGERVDLTTITEPLPMRVVSDMLKIPEDLRGEFRAFGLASIRSSVLFTKSEELFALIAPMPRWIRMLREVIAERRANLLENDLLSTLITASDEGQKLTEEEMISLVHALIVAGSDTTVHAANWALYSLLRHPDQFALLRDEPSLIRNTIEETLRYDLFGKGGLPKFAREEMEFAGTKLRKGQMVMPFIPAALHDPEVFPEPERFDIRRDVSQTIAFSAGQHFCLGAALARQELDLVVGTLVRRFPHMRLSQEPEFVPHPIMRALTRLEVTLS; this is encoded by the coding sequence ATGCTTCAGAAAACGCCTACGCCCGACCACGGGCCGGACTTCGTGCTCGACATGGAAGACCCGGCCTTCGTCCACAATCCCTACCCCACGTACGCGTGGCTCCGGGAGAAGGCCCCCGCCTACCGGTGGAAGGCCCGCGGCGATGCCATCGTCTTCAGCCGCCACAAGGACGTGCGGGCCCTCGTGCTCGACCGCCGCTTCAGCAACGACTACCGGATGTGGGAGTTCGCCCGGAAGGAGGAGTGGCCCGCCGAGCACGCCGAGTACAAGTCCATCATGGACAACGGGCTCTTCGGCCTGGCCGACGCCGACCACCTGCGGGTGCGCAAGCTCGTCAGCCCCGCCTTCACGCCGCGCGCCGCCGAGCGGATGCGCGATGAAATCCAGAAGGCGGTCGACGACATCATCGCCGAGCAGGTGAAGGGCGAGCGCGTCGACCTCACGACCATCACCGAGCCGCTGCCCATGCGCGTCGTCAGCGACATGCTCAAGATTCCCGAGGACCTGCGCGGCGAGTTCCGTGCCTTCGGCCTGGCGTCCATCCGCAGCTCCGTCCTCTTCACCAAGAGCGAGGAGCTCTTCGCGCTCATTGCCCCGATGCCCCGGTGGATCCGCATGCTGCGCGAGGTCATCGCCGAGCGCCGCGCGAACCTGCTCGAGAACGATCTGCTCAGCACCCTCATCACCGCGAGCGACGAGGGCCAGAAGCTGACCGAGGAGGAGATGATCTCCCTCGTCCACGCGCTCATCGTCGCCGGCTCGGACACCACGGTGCACGCGGCCAACTGGGCGCTCTACAGCCTCCTGCGGCATCCGGACCAGTTCGCCCTGCTGCGCGATGAGCCCTCGCTCATCCGCAACACCATCGAGGAGACCCTGCGCTACGACCTGTTCGGCAAGGGCGGACTGCCCAAGTTCGCCCGGGAGGAGATGGAATTCGCGGGCACGAAGCTGCGCAAGGGCCAGATGGTGATGCCCTTCATCCCCGCCGCGCTCCACGACCCCGAGGTGTTCCCCGAGCCGGAGCGCTTCGACATCCGCCGCGACGTCAGCCAGACCATCGCCTTCAGCGCGGGGCAGCACTTCTGCCTCGGCGCCGCCCTCGCCCGGCAGGAGCTGGATCTCGTCGTCGGCACCCTGGTGCGGCGCTTCCCCCACATGCGCCTGAGCCAGGAGCCGGAGTTCGTGCCGCACCCCATCATGCGCGCCCTGACGCGGCTCGAGGTCACCCTGAGCTGA
- the rd gene encoding rubredoxin, giving the protein MKKYRCIPCGHIYDPTVGDPDTGIAPGTAFESLPDDWYCPDCGATKADFEPLDD; this is encoded by the coding sequence ATGAAGAAGTATCGCTGCATCCCCTGCGGTCACATCTACGATCCCACGGTAGGCGACCCGGACACCGGCATTGCGCCCGGCACGGCCTTCGAGAGTCTGCCGGACGACTGGTACTGCCCGGACTGCGGCGCAACCAAGGCCGACTTCGAGCCGCTCGACGACTGA